A window of the Yersinia rochesterensis genome harbors these coding sequences:
- a CDS encoding DUF2770 family protein: MVINNVREHLILYICLWLILLALDIYFFFY; encoded by the coding sequence ATGGTTATCAATAATGTACGAGAGCATTTAATACTCTATATCTGTTTGTGGTTAATATTGTTGGCGCTGGATATTTACTTCTTTTTCTATTAA
- a CDS encoding AI-2E family transporter, translated as MTKPVVGGQGLRLVAMLAMLVVIMAGIKAASPIVVPFLLAIFLAIVLNPLVKLLEKIKIPRTLAIILLVTIIVLLMALLFSRLGSSLNEFARSLPQYRGMMLEKMRDLQEFAMRFNIEFSVDDIMKHVDPSMAMNFVTRLLSHLSGAMASTFLLLMTVVFMLFEVERLPYKMQLMFDNPEQGNAILRRALNGVTHYLVIKTIISIATGIVIWLFLAAMGVRFAFLWGLLAFVLNYIPNIGSVLAAIPPIIQALLFNGFADAFAVTGGYILINLIGGNIIDPRMMGRGLGLSTLVVFLSLIFWGWLLGPIGMLLSVPLTIIAKIALELTPAGYKFAVLLSDGKPAKIESDTPIL; from the coding sequence ATGACAAAACCTGTGGTAGGTGGCCAAGGGTTGCGGTTAGTTGCGATGCTGGCAATGTTGGTGGTGATTATGGCCGGGATCAAAGCGGCATCGCCCATTGTAGTTCCCTTTTTACTGGCGATATTTCTCGCTATTGTTTTAAACCCTTTGGTGAAATTACTCGAAAAAATAAAGATCCCCCGGACATTGGCTATCATCTTATTGGTAACCATTATTGTTTTACTGATGGCATTACTGTTTAGCCGCTTAGGTTCTTCATTAAATGAATTTGCCCGCTCACTACCGCAATATCGCGGGATGATGCTGGAAAAAATGCGTGACCTGCAAGAGTTCGCCATGCGCTTTAATATCGAGTTTTCGGTGGATGACATTATGAAACATGTCGATCCCAGCATGGCCATGAACTTTGTTACCCGCCTGCTCAGCCACCTTTCCGGTGCTATGGCTAGCACGTTCTTGCTGTTAATGACGGTCGTTTTCATGTTATTTGAAGTCGAGCGCCTTCCCTATAAAATGCAATTAATGTTTGATAACCCAGAACAAGGGAATGCGATTTTGCGGCGTGCGCTGAATGGCGTGACGCATTATCTGGTGATTAAGACCATTATTAGTATTGCGACGGGGATTGTCATTTGGCTATTTTTGGCCGCGATGGGGGTTAGGTTTGCTTTCCTGTGGGGGTTACTGGCCTTTGTTCTCAATTATATTCCCAACATCGGGTCTGTATTGGCCGCTATTCCACCCATTATTCAGGCCTTACTCTTTAACGGTTTTGCTGACGCCTTTGCTGTAACCGGCGGTTATATTCTCATTAATCTGATTGGTGGCAATATCATCGATCCGCGCATGATGGGCCGTGGCTTAGGGCTATCAACATTGGTGGTGTTCTTATCATTAATTTTCTGGGGATGGTTATTGGGGCCGATAGGTATGTTACTGTCAGTTCCATTAACCATTATTGCCAAAATCGCACTGGAATTAACACCTGCCGGTTATAAGTTTGCAGTGTTACTGAGTGATGGTAAGCCGGCTAAGATTGAATCGGATACGCCCATATTGTAA
- the solA gene encoding N-methyl-L-tryptophan oxidase — MDYDLIVIGSGSVGSAAGYYASQAGLNVLMIDSAMPPHQAGSHHGDTRIIRHAYGEGEKYVPLVLRAQALWDQLSAQTGEKLFQACGVLNLGPEDSVFLKNSQYSAQQFNLPVEILNAAQIREKWPVFTVPDNYIGVFEPHSGFLRSELAIKTLIKTVTEAGCGILFNCPVTAIEPLDEGVDVVTIDGTYSAKKVVVTAGTWVKELLPQLPVTAIRKVFSWHHADGRYSEGNHFPAFTVETPDNIHYYGFPSQNDELKLGKHNGGQPIESATQRKPFGSYAEDGTEVFGFLRNFLPGVGVCLHGAACSYDMSPDEDFIIDTLPDNPNIMVVTGLSGHGFKFATALGEVAALFAQDKPSPIDITAFSLARFTDS; from the coding sequence ATGGATTATGATTTGATTGTCATTGGTAGTGGCTCGGTCGGTTCAGCCGCAGGTTACTATGCCTCACAAGCCGGTCTAAATGTGCTGATGATTGATAGCGCAATGCCCCCTCACCAAGCAGGTAGCCACCATGGTGATACCAGAATCATTCGCCATGCATATGGTGAAGGCGAGAAATATGTCCCATTAGTATTACGTGCTCAAGCACTTTGGGATCAACTTTCAGCCCAGACTGGTGAAAAATTGTTCCAGGCCTGTGGTGTGCTTAATCTGGGGCCAGAGGATTCGGTCTTTCTAAAAAACTCACAATACAGTGCTCAACAATTTAATTTGCCGGTTGAGATCCTAAATGCTGCACAAATTCGTGAGAAATGGCCGGTATTTACTGTCCCGGATAATTATATCGGCGTGTTCGAACCGCATTCCGGTTTCCTCCGCTCAGAGTTGGCGATAAAAACACTGATAAAAACCGTCACTGAAGCCGGTTGTGGCATTCTATTTAACTGCCCGGTGACCGCGATTGAACCTCTGGATGAAGGCGTGGATGTCGTGACCATCGATGGTACCTACAGCGCTAAAAAAGTGGTTGTGACTGCTGGAACTTGGGTGAAGGAGTTGCTACCGCAATTGCCGGTAACCGCAATACGCAAAGTCTTTTCCTGGCACCATGCCGATGGCCGATACAGTGAAGGGAATCATTTCCCAGCATTCACGGTGGAAACACCGGACAATATTCATTATTACGGATTCCCTTCACAAAATGATGAATTGAAACTCGGTAAACATAATGGTGGGCAGCCCATAGAATCAGCGACACAGCGCAAACCCTTTGGCAGTTATGCTGAAGACGGAACAGAAGTATTTGGCTTTTTGCGTAATTTCTTACCCGGCGTGGGCGTTTGTTTACATGGTGCTGCATGCAGCTATGATATGAGCCCTGATGAAGATTTCATCATCGATACTTTGCCGGATAACCCCAATATTATGGTCGTGACGGGGTTAAGTGGCCATGGGTTTAAATTTGCTACTGCGCTGGGCGAGGTCGCTGCACTGTTTGCACAAGATAAACCATCACCTATTGATATTACTGCCTTTTCTTTGGCTCGATTCACGGATTCATAG
- a CDS encoding rhodanese-related sulfurtransferase — MPVLHNRISNEELKARMLAETEPRTTVSFYKYFMLEDAKTFRDNLYSQFVKLGVFGRVYVAKEGINAQISVPANRYDEFQVALFAAHPALNQVRLNVAHEDDGKSFWVLRMKVRERIVADGIDDDSFDPSNVGHYLKADQVNQMIDDPDTLFVDMRNHYEYEVGHFENAIEVPSDTFREQLPMAVDMLQHNKDKNIVMYCTGGIRCEKASAYMLHNGFKNVYHVEGGIIEYARKAKEQGLPLKFIGKNFVFDERMGERISEDIIAHCHQCGTPSDTHTNCKNDGCHLLFIQCPVCAAKFEGCCSQICQEELKLPQEEQRSRRAGRENGIKIFNKSKGLLQTTMHIPMPEKGADK; from the coding sequence ATGCCAGTGTTACATAACCGAATTTCTAATGAGGAACTTAAAGCGCGCATGTTGGCTGAAACCGAACCGCGCACCACAGTTTCTTTTTATAAATATTTCATGCTGGAAGATGCAAAAACCTTCCGTGATAACCTCTATAGCCAATTTGTTAAACTCGGGGTATTTGGCCGGGTTTATGTGGCAAAAGAGGGAATTAATGCCCAGATTAGCGTGCCTGCAAATCGTTATGATGAGTTTCAAGTCGCGCTGTTTGCCGCTCATCCCGCGCTGAACCAAGTGCGGTTGAATGTTGCGCATGAAGATGACGGCAAGTCATTTTGGGTGCTACGCATGAAAGTTCGTGAGCGCATTGTGGCTGACGGTATCGACGATGACAGTTTCGACCCCAGCAATGTTGGGCATTATTTAAAGGCCGATCAGGTCAATCAGATGATTGATGACCCCGATACTTTGTTTGTCGATATGCGCAATCATTATGAATACGAAGTCGGCCATTTCGAAAACGCGATAGAAGTTCCGTCGGATACTTTCCGAGAACAACTGCCGATGGCGGTTGATATGCTGCAACATAATAAAGATAAGAATATTGTGATGTATTGCACCGGTGGGATTCGTTGCGAGAAAGCCAGCGCTTATATGCTGCATAATGGCTTTAAAAATGTTTATCACGTCGAAGGCGGGATTATCGAATATGCCCGTAAAGCAAAAGAACAGGGATTGCCGCTTAAGTTTATTGGTAAAAACTTTGTTTTCGATGAGCGGATGGGCGAGCGGATATCTGAAGATATTATCGCACATTGCCATCAGTGCGGCACCCCAAGTGATACGCATACTAATTGCAAGAATGATGGTTGCCACTTACTGTTTATTCAATGCCCCGTTTGTGCAGCAAAATTTGAAGGTTGCTGTAGCCAGATTTGCCAGGAAGAGCTGAAGCTTCCACAGGAAGAACAACGCTCTCGCCGGGCCGGGCGAGAGAATGGCATTAAGATTTTTAATAAATCTAAAGGTTTGCTACAAACAACCATGCATATTCCTATGCCGGAAAAGGGCGCAGATAAGTAA
- a CDS encoding LuxR C-terminal-related transcriptional regulator, translating into MKILIIDECFYTRSGVNTYLNSSASLNLMDVSTVEQATLAIDNFNPEIIIVNLTQYCRFGGHCPLLAQFINCCGQARVYIYLDASYPFSETPIPLTDSVSILAKKHLPELLQSLSSVSNDNDKPVLPCPASLFSPQEHKVMCYWMTEMPNYRIARKLNISDSTVYSHKRHITEKIKVRNRLELCFIYNVFKYLY; encoded by the coding sequence ATGAAAATATTAATTATTGACGAGTGTTTTTATACCCGCTCAGGGGTAAATACTTATTTAAATAGTTCCGCATCTCTTAATTTAATGGATGTTTCTACCGTTGAGCAGGCAACATTAGCCATTGATAATTTTAATCCTGAAATAATAATTGTTAATCTTACGCAATACTGTCGATTCGGTGGACACTGCCCATTATTAGCACAATTCATCAACTGCTGTGGTCAGGCAAGAGTTTATATTTATCTGGATGCATCATATCCCTTTAGCGAAACGCCTATCCCTCTAACGGATTCTGTTTCAATCTTGGCTAAAAAGCATTTGCCCGAATTATTACAAAGCTTATCAAGTGTTTCAAATGATAACGATAAACCAGTGCTGCCATGTCCTGCATCACTGTTCAGCCCACAAGAACATAAAGTTATGTGCTATTGGATGACAGAAATGCCCAATTACCGGATAGCCAGAAAATTAAATATCAGTGACAGTACAGTTTACTCACATAAGCGCCATATTACTGAAAAAATAAAAGTCAGAAACCGCTTGGAACTGTGCTTTATCTATAATGTATTTAAATATTTATACTAG
- a CDS encoding DoxX family protein, which produces MLATLNLWFTRLTDHPNGGKLLLRLTFGVLMLFHGVAKIQHGTSWIAASLQAQGIPGFVAYGVYIGEIITPILIILGLFTRPAAFIYAVNLLVAVLMVGTGKFFTLTQVGAWGLENEAMYFLGGVAIMLLGSGRYSVTKNEAYR; this is translated from the coding sequence ATGCTCGCAACTCTTAATCTGTGGTTCACGCGGTTAACAGATCATCCGAACGGCGGTAAATTGTTATTACGCCTGACATTCGGTGTTTTGATGTTATTTCATGGCGTGGCAAAAATTCAGCACGGCACCAGTTGGATAGCCGCCTCTTTACAGGCGCAGGGCATCCCTGGCTTTGTTGCCTATGGCGTTTACATTGGCGAGATTATCACCCCGATCCTGATTATTTTGGGCTTATTTACTCGCCCTGCGGCTTTCATTTACGCCGTTAACCTATTGGTCGCGGTATTGATGGTCGGCACCGGTAAGTTCTTTACTCTGACCCAAGTGGGCGCATGGGGTTTGGAAAACGAAGCCATGTACTTCCTCGGCGGCGTGGCTATCATGCTGTTGGGTAGTGGCCGTTATTCCGTCACCAAAAATGAAGCTTATCGCTGA
- a CDS encoding Kdo(2)-lipid IV(A) acyltransferase, with protein MQVPSFNRSLLHPRYWLTWLGLGILYLLVLLPYPVIYSMGTSLGRFSMRFLARRKRITRRNLELCFPDMPKNERDELLVKNFESVGMGLFETGMAWFWPDWRIKRWCSVSGLEHIQQARDEGKGVLLIGLHFLTLELGARIFGIYNPGIGVYRPHDNKAMDWMQTWGRMRSNKAMLDRRDLKGMVRSLKQGEIIWYAPDHDYGPRSSVFVPLFAVSQAATTTGTYLLVRMGKPAIIPFTPRRLPGGKGYQLILQPAVDNFPLDNEVEAAAFMNKVIEKEIMRATDQYMWLHRRFKTRPEGAPSLYD; from the coding sequence ATGCAAGTTCCGTCTTTTAATCGCTCACTACTGCACCCTCGTTATTGGCTGACTTGGCTCGGCCTCGGTATTCTCTACCTACTGGTACTGCTACCCTATCCGGTCATCTATTCCATGGGCACCTCCCTTGGCCGTTTTTCTATGCGTTTTCTTGCACGACGTAAGCGAATAACGCGGCGCAATCTGGAGCTGTGCTTCCCTGACATGCCGAAAAACGAGCGGGATGAACTGCTGGTTAAGAATTTTGAATCCGTCGGCATGGGGTTATTTGAAACCGGCATGGCGTGGTTTTGGCCAGACTGGCGAATTAAGCGCTGGTGCAGTGTCAGCGGGCTGGAGCATATCCAACAGGCGCGTGATGAGGGCAAAGGGGTTTTGTTGATTGGCTTGCATTTTCTGACGCTAGAACTGGGCGCGCGTATTTTTGGTATCTACAATCCGGGAATTGGCGTTTATCGTCCACATGATAATAAAGCCATGGATTGGATGCAGACCTGGGGCCGGATGCGGTCAAATAAAGCCATGCTTGATCGCAGAGACCTCAAAGGGATGGTTCGCAGCCTCAAGCAAGGTGAAATTATCTGGTATGCGCCCGACCATGACTATGGCCCACGCAGCAGTGTGTTCGTGCCCTTGTTTGCCGTCAGCCAAGCCGCCACCACCACCGGGACTTATCTTCTGGTGCGTATGGGTAAACCCGCAATCATTCCTTTCACACCACGTCGGTTACCGGGTGGCAAAGGTTATCAACTGATTTTACAGCCCGCAGTGGATAATTTCCCGCTGGATAATGAAGTCGAAGCCGCGGCCTTTATGAATAAAGTGATCGAAAAAGAGATTATGCGCGCCACGGATCAATACATGTGGCTGCACCGGCGTTTTAAAACCCGCCCCGAGGGCGCACCTTCGCTGTATGACTAG